One segment of Spirochaetaceae bacterium DNA contains the following:
- the atpG gene encoding ATP synthase F1 subunit gamma, whose translation MASIRELRKRIRSIRNLSQVTRAMEMVAASRMRRAQEQVTASRPYAAKAWELLTQLVAQRAVVDVQAPLLTDRDPVRAVALILITGDRGLAGSYNSAMVRAATQFLDSRDGAGQRLITVGRKGRDAMLRAGYTIEAEFGDLPERPRERDVTPIARLATDGFLNGASDAVYIGYTDFISVLRQQPWVRQLLPLHPDALTDAHGSEERRPVMADYLRDTPPLLAGGYSSEPPMETLLEQVVRRFVELQIYQAVVESLASEHAARMVAMRNATENANDLLKDLTMTYNKLRQQSITEEMLDIAGGAEALRAAAG comes from the coding sequence GTGGCATCGATACGCGAACTGCGCAAGCGCATTCGCAGCATCCGCAACCTGTCGCAGGTCACCCGCGCCATGGAGATGGTGGCGGCGTCGCGCATGCGCCGGGCGCAGGAACAGGTCACCGCGTCCCGTCCCTATGCCGCCAAGGCGTGGGAACTGCTCACTCAACTCGTCGCCCAGCGGGCGGTGGTGGACGTGCAGGCGCCGCTGCTCACCGACCGCGACCCGGTGCGCGCGGTGGCACTGATCCTGATCACCGGCGACCGCGGGTTGGCGGGCAGCTACAATTCGGCGATGGTGCGCGCCGCCACGCAATTCCTGGACAGCAGGGACGGTGCCGGGCAGCGGCTGATCACGGTCGGGCGCAAGGGCCGCGACGCCATGTTGCGCGCCGGCTACACGATCGAGGCGGAGTTCGGCGACCTGCCCGAGCGGCCGCGGGAGCGCGACGTGACGCCGATCGCGCGGCTTGCCACCGACGGCTTTCTCAACGGCGCCAGCGACGCGGTGTATATCGGTTACACTGACTTCATCAGCGTACTGCGGCAGCAGCCCTGGGTGCGCCAGCTCCTGCCGTTGCACCCGGATGCGTTGACCGATGCGCACGGCAGCGAGGAGCGCCGTCCGGTGATGGCCGACTACCTGCGCGACACGCCGCCGCTGCTGGCGGGCGGCTACAGCTCCGAGCCCCCCATGGAGACACTGCTGGAGCAGGTGGTGCGCCGCTTCGTGGAGTTGCAGATCTACCAGGCGGTGGTGGAGTCGCTGGCCAGCGAACACGCGGCGCGCATGGTGGCGATGCGCAACGCCACCGAGAACGCCAACGACCTGTTGAAGGATCTGACCATGACCTACAACAAGCTGCGCCAACAGTCGATCACCGAGGAGATGCTCGACATTGCCGGCGGCGCCGAGGCGCTGAGAGCCGCCGCGGGTTGA
- the atpA gene encoding F0F1 ATP synthase subunit alpha: MSDERGGVSFKLDRITSEIRRRIERFEAPLESSEVGTVLSVGDGIARISGLSGVMATELLEFPGGVQGIALNLEPDEVGAVIVGEYAHIEEGALVKGTGRIASIPVSDDLIGRVVNANGVPVDGQGPIRATATMAIERVAPGVVERVNVDTPVQTGIKAIDSMTPIGRGQRQLVIGDRQTGKTALAVDTIINQKGKDLICVYVAIGQRQGQVAQVVATLREHDAMEHTIVVVAGAADSAPQQYVAPYAGCAIGEHFMEQGRDVLVVYDDLSKHAWAYRQISLLLRRPPGREAYPGDVFYLHSRLLERAARLSPERGGGSLTALPIIETLAGDVSAYIPTNVISITDGQIYLESDLFYAGQRPAVNVGLSVSRVGGDAQTRAMKQVAGQLRLDLAQYYALAAFAQFGSDLDQTTRGQLERGQRLTELLKQPQYRPQELAHQVIGIFALTRGFANGVPASAISGYAEGLVAHIAGTQPAIIRGIDAELQLTEEIEASLSAAVRQYTRQAGYEVTEGQA; this comes from the coding sequence ATGTCTGACGAGCGTGGCGGAGTGAGTTTCAAGCTCGACCGGATCACCAGCGAGATTCGCCGGCGAATCGAGCGCTTCGAGGCGCCGCTGGAGTCCAGTGAAGTCGGCACGGTGCTGTCGGTAGGCGACGGCATCGCCCGCATCAGCGGGCTGTCAGGAGTGATGGCCACCGAGCTCCTGGAGTTCCCCGGCGGCGTGCAGGGTATTGCCCTCAACCTGGAGCCGGACGAGGTGGGAGCGGTAATCGTCGGCGAGTACGCCCACATCGAAGAGGGGGCGCTGGTCAAGGGCACCGGGCGCATCGCGTCGATTCCGGTCAGCGACGACCTGATCGGGCGCGTGGTGAACGCCAACGGCGTCCCGGTGGATGGCCAGGGCCCGATCCGCGCCACCGCGACGATGGCGATCGAGCGGGTAGCGCCGGGCGTGGTGGAGCGCGTCAACGTGGACACGCCGGTGCAGACCGGCATCAAGGCGATCGACTCGATGACCCCGATCGGGCGCGGCCAGCGCCAACTCGTGATCGGCGACCGCCAGACCGGCAAGACCGCGCTCGCCGTCGACACCATCATCAACCAGAAGGGCAAGGACCTGATCTGCGTGTACGTGGCCATTGGCCAGCGCCAGGGTCAGGTCGCCCAGGTGGTGGCCACGCTGCGCGAACATGACGCCATGGAGCACACCATCGTGGTGGTCGCCGGGGCAGCCGATTCGGCACCGCAGCAGTACGTCGCCCCGTACGCCGGCTGCGCCATCGGCGAGCACTTCATGGAACAGGGCAGGGACGTGCTGGTGGTGTACGACGACCTGAGCAAGCACGCCTGGGCATACCGGCAGATCTCGCTGCTGCTGCGCCGGCCGCCCGGCCGCGAGGCGTATCCGGGCGACGTGTTCTACCTGCACTCGCGGCTGCTGGAACGGGCCGCGCGGCTGTCGCCCGAGCGCGGCGGCGGATCGCTCACCGCGTTGCCGATCATCGAGACCCTGGCCGGCGACGTGAGCGCATACATCCCGACCAACGTCATATCGATCACCGACGGGCAGATCTACCTGGAGTCGGACCTGTTCTACGCCGGCCAACGCCCGGCTGTGAACGTCGGCCTGTCGGTGTCCCGGGTCGGCGGCGACGCCCAGACCAGGGCGATGAAGCAGGTGGCTGGGCAGTTGCGGCTCGACCTTGCGCAGTACTACGCGCTGGCGGCGTTCGCGCAATTCGGCTCCGACCTGGACCAGACCACGCGCGGCCAACTGGAACGAGGTCAGCGCCTTACCGAGCTGCTCAAGCAGCCGCAGTACCGGCCGCAGGAGCTGGCCCACCAGGTGATCGGCATCTTCGCCCTGACCCGGGGCTTTGCCAACGGTGTGCCGGCAAGCGCCATCTCCGGCTACGCGGAGGGCCTGGTAGCGCACATCGCCGGCACGCAGCCGGCGATCATCCGCGGCATCGATGCCGAGCTGCAGCTTACCGAAGAAATCGAGGCGAGCCTGTCCGCCGCCGTGCGGCAATACACGCGGCAGGCGGGTTACGAGGTGACGGAGGGCCAGGCCTAG
- the atpH gene encoding ATP synthase F1 subunit delta encodes MTDARSYALAAFATAVEPWIDALRRVQGKLHGDAELLAGLSDKGAAFDHRRRQLRELLPESASAECSNFLLTLMERGDLGQLAAIVDWMGSMASSGPQARMAIVTTAYPLDGDQRQRFVATLQQTHGADLGVSFAVDSAIVGGVVVRIGDQIVDGSIRTRLEAIDGALARGE; translated from the coding sequence GTGACCGACGCCCGCAGCTACGCACTGGCCGCATTCGCGACCGCGGTGGAACCGTGGATCGACGCTCTGCGCAGGGTGCAGGGCAAGCTGCACGGCGACGCCGAGCTGCTGGCCGGGCTGTCCGACAAGGGCGCCGCCTTCGATCACCGCCGGCGGCAGCTCCGCGAGTTGCTGCCCGAGTCGGCGAGCGCCGAGTGCAGCAACTTCCTCCTCACCCTGATGGAGCGCGGCGACCTGGGCCAACTGGCGGCTATCGTCGACTGGATGGGCTCCATGGCCAGCAGCGGCCCGCAGGCGCGCATGGCGATCGTTACCACCGCCTACCCCCTGGACGGCGACCAGCGGCAGCGCTTTGTCGCCACCCTGCAGCAGACCCACGGAGCCGACCTCGGCGTGTCATTCGCCGTGGACTCCGCGATCGTGGGCGGCGTGGTGGTGCGCATCGGCGACCAGATTGTCGACGGCAGCATCCGAACCAGGCTGGAGGCGATCGACGGCGCCCTGGCCCGCGGCGAGTAG
- the atpF gene encoding F0F1 ATP synthase subunit B, whose product MEALGISLPGLIAYAINFVILVVLLRILLYKPVKQLLENRKQRIAEGLDAAERAAADAAEQRGRFERELEEARGSAQAEAAKLAQQAEQVRHEVLQAAEQEAAEIKERAREEIEQERRQAEAELERQAADLAMAISRKVVGAALDQAAQRRLVDQFVSDLGSGERR is encoded by the coding sequence GTGGAAGCTCTCGGCATCTCTCTGCCCGGGTTGATCGCGTATGCGATCAACTTCGTGATCCTGGTGGTGCTGCTGCGCATATTGCTCTACAAGCCGGTCAAGCAGCTTCTGGAGAACCGCAAGCAGCGCATCGCCGAGGGGCTCGATGCGGCCGAGCGCGCCGCCGCCGACGCCGCCGAGCAGCGCGGCAGGTTCGAGCGGGAACTGGAGGAAGCGCGCGGCAGCGCGCAGGCGGAAGCCGCCAAGTTGGCCCAGCAGGCCGAGCAGGTGCGCCACGAGGTGCTGCAGGCCGCCGAACAGGAAGCCGCCGAGATCAAGGAGCGCGCCCGCGAGGAAATCGAGCAGGAGCGCCGGCAGGCGGAGGCCGAGTTGGAGCGGCAGGCCGCGGACCTGGCGATGGCGATCTCCCGCAAGGTGGTCGGCGCGGCTCTCGACCAGGCGGCGCAGCGGCGCCTGGTAGACCAGTTCGTGAGCGATCTGGGCAGCGGGGAGCGCCGGTGA
- the atpE gene encoding ATP synthase F0 subunit C codes for MEPEAVKLLAAGLAIGLGAIGPGLGIGLVASGALQALGRNPDARGLIVTNMFVAIAFAEALAILALVVSLILLFVI; via the coding sequence ATGGAACCTGAAGCAGTAAAACTGCTGGCTGCGGGTCTCGCAATCGGCCTGGGGGCTATCGGTCCGGGCCTGGGCATCGGTCTGGTTGCCAGCGGGGCGCTGCAGGCGCTTGGCCGCAACCCGGACGCGCGCGGCCTGATCGTGACCAACATGTTCGTGGCTATCGCGTTCGCCGAGGCGCTCGCCATCCTCGCGCTGGTGGTCTCGCTCATTCTGCTGTTCGTGATCTAG